A window of Candidatus Poribacteria bacterium genomic DNA:
GCAACATTGAGTTGGTTCGGATTCAAATCTGTTGCTATACCTTGATAAGGCTGCTGTTCTGATATATTCCAAGGAATTCTTAACAACGAATACGGGTCGTGGAAAATGAGATCGTGTCGGGCAAGACGATGGAGTTCGCCTTCATTAGGTCTATTTTCGATGTCGTTCCATGCCTGAAAGATTGAAGGATAATTTCTCATATATTTTTTCGCTTGAGGGTGCTTTTCTGCGTCCCCGGTATTTGACGCTATTGTTCCAAGAACGAAGAAAAGCATCAGACATTTGGCATTAAAAGTTTTCATCGCTATTGTGGAAGATTTGACTTCAGTTTTCCCCATGTTGTTGCTAACTTATCTTGTGGTTTTACTGCCAACACACCTTCAATGCCTTTGTTCATCAATTCCTGAATCTCTTGCTCGGAGCGCGCAATGTTTGAAATCCTGACCTCATCCATTCGTCCCTCTAAGAAAGGACCGGCACCGCGTCCGAGCCACAAAACATCGTCGTTCGGAGTGATATTACCGCCGATATTGCCTTCGCCGTCTAAGACCCCGTTGATGTAAATCTTGGCATCGCCGGACTTGGCATCGTAGGTTCCAGCGATATGCGTCCATTTCTTCAGTGGCATATCCGTTTTACCGGCAGCGACTGCAGCTCCCCAGGCATGCTTATCCGTAGTCATCCGGATTAGTACCTTCTTATCGCTCCGAGGTCCCACTTTGTAGGTTGTCTCTTTCGT
This region includes:
- a CDS encoding LamG domain-containing protein — translated: MRNAVNTLCWLTFASLLIFVGSLPGFAQDEHTVLLYTFESGAGKVVKDLSEHKNDGELMGPKWGEGNPGGGLVFGGNGPRDFVEIPDSDSLDLVEGLTVEMWLYLEAWSTAGGTGATKETTYKVGPRSDKKVLIRMTTDKHAWGAAVAAGKTDMPLKKWTHIAGTYDAKSGDAKIYINGVLDGEGNIGGNITPNDDVLWLGRGAGPFLEGRMDEVRISNIARSEQEIQELMNKGIEGVLAVKPQDKLATTWGKLKSNLPQ